From the Quercus lobata isolate SW786 chromosome 6, ValleyOak3.0 Primary Assembly, whole genome shotgun sequence genome, one window contains:
- the LOC115950811 gene encoding uncharacterized protein LOC115950811, which translates to MDQEAGRCTNADILSIPNLSVLSSGEQSHLNCHSDARNGSLTDLNEAHSRNNIRSKQVLLGATLSKEELKIRSELEMDIERDLEQEIKDGIYHHALRLHRLYQQRRERNEREVSALFETQSQQIKNNNKTLLEVNISIKMEGGTKIEIKESKKEAPEKGRPGTSRSENVQAVLMAPKTKKFDWAKTLRSNAGPIVINRQNNASLSLARTPSNGHSRYSNLSLDTVRRNCTSASALLKIKAGGENKIREQGWKV; encoded by the exons ATGGACCAAGAAGCAGGAAGATGCACCAATGCTGATATACTTTCAATTCCTA ATTTATCTGTTCTGTCATCTGGGGAGCAATCACATTTGAATTGTCATAGCGATGCAAGGAATGGCTCTTTG ACTGATCTTAATGAAGCACATTCAAGGAATAATATCCGGAGCAAGCAAGTCCTACTGGGGGCTACCTTGTCAAAAGAGGAGCTGAAGATTCGCAGTGAGCTAGAGATGGATATAGAAAGAGACTTAGAGCAAGAAATTAAAGATGGGATATACCATCACGCCCTCAGGTTGCACCGGCTTTACCAGCAGCGAAGGGAAAGGAATGAAAGAGAAGTATCCGCATTATTTGAGACACAAagtcaacaaataaaaaacaataacaaaacacTTCTTGAGGTAAACATAAGCATAAAAATGGAAGGAGGaaccaaaattgaaatcaaagaGAGCAAGAAAGAAGCTCCTGAGAAGGGTAGGCCAGGGACTTCAAGATCAGAAAATGTGCAAGCAGTACTAATGGCTCCTAAGACCAAGAAGTTCGATTGGGCGAAGACTCTTCGATCCAATGCAGGTCCTATTGTTATTAACAGACAAAATAATGCAAGCTTAAGTCTTGCTAGAACACCAAGCAATGGCCACAGCCGCTACTCGAATCTTAGCCTTGACACTGTTAGGAGAAACTGCACTAGTGCTTCTGCGCTGCTCAAGATCAAAGCAGGCGGTGAGAACAAAATACGTGAACAAGGATGGAAAGTTTGA
- the LOC115950926 gene encoding zinc-finger homeodomain protein 2-like: MDFEDQEDHDEEMELGGASYDSLGNSGRVKMQNSGGLLAASGGGGGSGGAEAVTQPSRKPRYRECLKNHAVGLGGHALDGCGEFMPAGAEGTLDGLKCAACNCHRNFHRKEGEGHGGISTSPASAAAMASGDAYMVPHHHQFSQYYRTPAGYLVATQQRPLALPSTSGGGGGNSRDEQDDVSNPSGGSGGYVGTASKKRFRTKFTQEQKERMMELAERLGWRIQKHDEQVVQQFCNDTGVKRHVLKVWMHNNKHTLGKKP, translated from the coding sequence ATGGATTTCGAGGATCAAGAAGATCACGATGAAGAGATGGAGCTCGGTGGGGCTAGTTACGACTCGTTGGGGAACTCGGGTCGtgtcaaaatgcaaaactctGGTGGACTATTAGCAGCAtcaggaggaggaggaggaagtggAGGAGCTGAGGCTGTGACTCAGCCGTCGAGGAAGCCGAGGTACCGTGAGTGTCTGAAGAACCACGCGGTGGGTCTCGGAGGCCACGCGCTTGACGGTTGTGGGGAgttcatgccagctggagctgAAGGCACACTCGATGGGCTTAAATGCGCAGCTTGTAACTGCCACCGCAACTTCCACCGTAAGGAAGGCGAGGGACACGGCGGAATCTCGACATCCCCGGCCTCCGCCGCCGCCATGGCCTCCGGCGATGCTTACATGGTTCCACACCACCATCAATTCTCGCAGTACTATCGAACCCCAGCTGGGTATCTAGTGGCGACCCAGCAGAGGCCGTTGGCTTTGCCATCGACATCAGGTGGTGGTGGGGGAAATAGTAGGGATGAGCAAGATGACGTGTCGAACCCAAGTGGAGGGAGTGGTGGGTATGTAGGGACGGCTTCGAAGAAGAGGTTTAGGACAAAGTTCACGCAGGAGCAGAAGGAGAGGATGATGGAACTGGCTGAGAGGTTGGGTTGGAGGATTCAGAAGCATGATGAGCAGGTGGTGCAGCAGTTCTGTAACGACACTGGGGTTAAGCGTCATGTGCTCAAGGTTTGGATGCACAACAACAAGCACACACTCGGTAAGAAGccctag